Below is a genomic region from Methanoregula sp..
GCGGTACCTGCAGATCGACAGTATCGATGATGGCGTGTATTATGCCCAGCTGGTATTGAGTGCAGGACAGCAGGATGAATACCTTGACTGCCGCCCGAGCGATGGTATTGCGCTTGCACTTCGGGGCGATATCCCCATCTTTGTAGAAGAGTGTGTGCTCGAATCCGCAGGGCAGAAATCCGAAGAACTTCCGGATATGGTGGATCTTTCCACGTTTATGCAGAAATAAAAAGTTATTTGCGCCGGTGTTCGAGCTCTTTCATCACTTCGTTCAGGTCGATTCCTGCTGCCCGGAGTGCAACGAGAATATGGAACAGGAGATCTGCCGTCTCTTCCACCGTGCGTTCGTTCACGCCGTTCTTGATTGCAAGGATGAACTCGGTGGACTCCTCACCCACTTTCTCTAAAACCTTGTCGATGCCTTTGGGATCGGTCAGCAGGCTGGTGGTGTAGGATCCCGGTTTGGGATTGTCTGCCCGCTCGCAGATCACCGCCCATATCTCTGCTATGACCCGGGGATCTACCGTGCGGCTCATGTCGTCTCCGGGGTGAGAAGCACTTCACCGACTTCAATCCCAAAAAACCTGCGGCAGAGGGTGCGCGCCTTCTCAATATTGCAGCCGGCCTTCCCGATCGCAATT
It encodes:
- the hisE gene encoding phosphoribosyl-ATP diphosphatase: MSRTVDPRVIAEIWAVICERADNPKPGSYTTSLLTDPKGIDKVLEKVGEESTEFILAIKNGVNERTVEETADLLFHILVALRAAGIDLNEVMKELEHRRK
- a CDS encoding bifunctional nuclease family protein — its product is MTQVKCEVKGVFVAMSNAATVPLVVLSDGNDRILPIFIGIWEAVSINSAQIKEVLPRPFTHDLFIDLCDKFAITLRYLQIDSIDDGVYYAQLVLSAGQQDEYLDCRPSDGIALALRGDIPIFVEECVLESAGQKSEELPDMVDLSTFMQK